The genomic window AGAAAAGAAGTAAAGTCGAATTTATTGATGGACAAAAAATTGTATTGACTAAAGAGCCCCTTTTACCGCATTCTTTCTGGAATAGTATTTTTATCAATCAGGAAGATTTTAAAAATGGCAAAATTCAACCAGAATTAATAGCACACGAAAAAGCGCATTTGCAGCAAAGACATACTTTGGATATTTTGTTTGTTGAGGTTTTGCAAACTGTGTTTTGGTTCAATCCATTATTTGCACTATTTCAAAAAGAAATTAAACTCAATCACGAATTTTTGGCTGATGAAGCTGTAAACAAACAATTTGGCGAGATCAAAAACTATCAGAATCTCCTTCTGGATTTTGCTTCGCATAAAAGTACGGTTTCTCTTGCCAGCAATATTAATTATCTAATCACTAAAAAACGTTTACTCATGATGACTAAAAGAGAATCTCCGATTAAAATTACATTAAAAGTATTAAGTGTTGGTATACTTTACGCTTTATTATTGTTTGTTTTTAGTACCGAAACTGTCGCGCAGGAAGTGTCTAAAAATAATGATTTTAAGAAAGTTACAGAAGTTAGTGTTAAGCCTGATTTTCCTGGCGGAATGGTTGAGTTTTATAAGTTCGTTGGGCAAAACTACAAAATGCCCGCAGAAGTGACTAAACAGAAACTAAATGGAAAAGTTTATCTTAAATTTATGATTGAAAAAGACGGTTCTTTGACTAATATTGAAATTTTAAGAGATAAAATAGGTTATGGAGCAGGCGAGGAAGCAGCTCGTGTTTTGAAACTTTCTCCAAAATGGATTCCAGCTTCTGATCAAGGAAAGCCAGTTCGAGTAATGTACAGTTTGCCAATTACAATTCAGGCTGATAAATAGGTTTTTGCAACTTAATCTTTGTCAAAGTTTAAAACTTTGACAAAGAAAAACTCTCTCTTAACCTTTTCCTCTCAAAGACAAAAAAATCCGCTTCTGGCATCTAGAAGCGGATAAAATTAAAAAACTAATTAAAAAAAAATTCTAAAAATAAAAATGCAGAATCCAGACTAAAATAAATCTGGATTATATCCAAAATAAGGTACGTTCTGTTCGTTAAAAATAACTCCGTACTCTTCTAATTCTTTTAATATAGGCTCGTAAACTTCTTTTTTTATCGGAAGCTGTACGCCTGGAGTTGTAATTTTTTCATTCAGGATTAACAATGCGGCAATCGCAACAGGAAGTCCAACTGTTTTGGCCATAGCGGTATAAGTCTGATCTTCGCCAATACAAACCATCTTAGAATCAATTTGCTTCTTTTCACCGTTTATTTCATATCCGAATTTATGGTACATTACAATCATGTCCTTATCATCAGGCTGTAATGCCCAGCTGTCGGTTAGAATTTTTTCTAAAATTTGGGCTGGAGTAGCATTAGGCAGATTCACTTTTTTGTTTGGGTTAAATAAATCCAGTTCCAAAAGTTTGTCCCACATAATATCATCTTGATCAATTTTTAAAATCAACCGGGTTTTAATTTCAACAGAATCTGTGGGGTGATAGGGAAGAAAGGAATTTACAAACTGACGATAACTCATGTTTTCAGAATCCTCAATAATATAACTGTCATCTGTCATTCCGAGTTGTACAAACATATTCCAGGCTCTGGAATATCCTACTCTTCGAATAGTTCCTCTATATAAAGTCAGAATATCATCCAGACCGTAAATAGATCTGTATTTAAGAGAATCCCGATTAGAATACGCTTCAAATTTTCCGTAGCCTTCAACTTCCAAAAATTCAGTTCTTCTAAATAAAGCGCTGTAGGGAATATATTTATAAGTGCCTTCTTGAATAAATTTGGCTGCGCCGCCTTGTCCGGCTAAAACTACATTTCGAGGCGCCCAGGTAAATTTATAATTCCATAAATTATTATCAGATTCAGGAGCTACAAGCCCTCCGCAGAAAGATTCAAATAAAAGCATTTTACCGCCTTTCAATCTAATTTCATCAATAACTTTCATAGCGCTCATATGATCGATCCCAGGATCAAGACCAATTTCGTTCATGAAAATTAAATTGTTTTTTTGAGCTTCTTCATTTAAAGCCTGCATGGCATCGCTTATATATGAAGCCGTAACTAAATGTTTTTTAAACTCGAGACAGTCTTTTGCAATTTCGATATGAAGATGTGCGGGCAGCATCGAAATGACAATCGATGCATTTGCAATAGCTTTTTTTCTTTCTTCGGCATCAAAAATATTTAAAGCTATAGGAGTGGCGTTCGGATGGTCCTGTGTTTTTAATGCAGCCAAATGCAACGAAAGATCTGCCACAGTTACATGCAGATTTTCGCCGTACGATTTAAACAACAAATACCTAATCAGCGATGATGCAGATCTTCCTGCTCCAATTATTAAAACGTTTCTCATGTTTTAAATATTTAACACAAATATATTGTAACGTTACAATTATAACAATTTTAATTCAATAAAGTTAATTTTTATTTTTGATTTTGAATGAAAAAATAATAAAACGGTATGCTAAATAATCTGGAAACTAAAGCGGTTTTTTTGGTTTCTTTGAAGTATTTTTGTGTCAAATTTCAAAAGATATAATCATGAAAAGAAGAATTGTTCTTACTGGAGCTTTTATAGGTATGTTAGCTATTATTTTGGGTGCTTTCGGCGCTCATTTATTAAAAAAATATCTTTCAGTTGATCAATTAAATACTTTTGAAGTTGGTGTTCGCTACCAAATGTACCACGCCCTTTTTCTTCTTTTTTTATCGACACAAAAAAGTATTGCCGAAAAAACTTTAAAAGCGATCTATAATTTAGTGGTTGCTGGTGTTGTTTTATTTAGCGGTTCGATTTATTTAATAGCAACAAAAGACTACACACTTTTTGATTTTAAAATTATAGTATTCGCAACTCCATTGGGTGGTTTTCTATTAATTATTGCTTGGACGCTATTATTCTTTACGATTTTGAAGCGAAAATCATAAAATCCCGAAAAAAAAATTCTGTCTAAGAATTAATCTTTAATTTTGTCTCATAAATAACATATAACTTTAGTTATGTGAATTTTTTCTGTTTTCTGTTACAAAACGAAAATAATATAACAAATTCACTCATAAGGTTGTAAATAAACAAATTAGAAGCTGTTATTTTTTTCTTTCTGTAATTTTTAAAGTGAAATTTCTCTTTTTTGATATAAATCAAAGTGAAATTTAATTATTTTGAAACGAATAAGAATTAATCTGTAATTTTGCTTCTGAAATAAATATCACACACAACTTAAAATTTATGGACACTAACACAGTT from Flavobacterium fluviale includes these protein-coding regions:
- a CDS encoding M56 family metallopeptidase, yielding MITYLLKSGVLLAVFYAVYKMLLENEKMFRFNRIYLLGSIVFSLIIPLQLFSIGSFFSAKTQVIELDEIMIVADKAVLYKLNYAEILTYFLTVIYIVMTAILTVRLIRNIYSFTIRKKRSKVEFIDGQKIVLTKEPLLPHSFWNSIFINQEDFKNGKIQPELIAHEKAHLQQRHTLDILFVEVLQTVFWFNPLFALFQKEIKLNHEFLADEAVNKQFGEIKNYQNLLLDFASHKSTVSLASNINYLITKKRLLMMTKRESPIKITLKVLSVGILYALLLFVFSTETVAQEVSKNNDFKKVTEVSVKPDFPGGMVEFYKFVGQNYKMPAEVTKQKLNGKVYLKFMIEKDGSLTNIEILRDKIGYGAGEEAARVLKLSPKWIPASDQGKPVRVMYSLPITIQADK
- a CDS encoding DUF423 domain-containing protein; its protein translation is MKRRIVLTGAFIGMLAIILGAFGAHLLKKYLSVDQLNTFEVGVRYQMYHALFLLFLSTQKSIAEKTLKAIYNLVVAGVVLFSGSIYLIATKDYTLFDFKIIVFATPLGGFLLIIAWTLLFFTILKRKS
- a CDS encoding saccharopine dehydrogenase family protein, with amino-acid sequence MRNVLIIGAGRSASSLIRYLLFKSYGENLHVTVADLSLHLAALKTQDHPNATPIALNIFDAEERKKAIANASIVISMLPAHLHIEIAKDCLEFKKHLVTASYISDAMQALNEEAQKNNLIFMNEIGLDPGIDHMSAMKVIDEIRLKGGKMLLFESFCGGLVAPESDNNLWNYKFTWAPRNVVLAGQGGAAKFIQEGTYKYIPYSALFRRTEFLEVEGYGKFEAYSNRDSLKYRSIYGLDDILTLYRGTIRRVGYSRAWNMFVQLGMTDDSYIIEDSENMSYRQFVNSFLPYHPTDSVEIKTRLILKIDQDDIMWDKLLELDLFNPNKKVNLPNATPAQILEKILTDSWALQPDDKDMIVMYHKFGYEINGEKKQIDSKMVCIGEDQTYTAMAKTVGLPVAIAALLILNEKITTPGVQLPIKKEVYEPILKELEEYGVIFNEQNVPYFGYNPDLF